A genome region from Brassica oleracea var. oleracea cultivar TO1000 chromosome C2, BOL, whole genome shotgun sequence includes the following:
- the LOC106324349 gene encoding uncharacterized protein LOC106324349, with the protein MAVVISDYFGDIFKSNGNTNFSAIAGILSCKVTEEMNSSLTTIPSDSEIRQAAMSINGGKDPGSDGNSAKFYHSYWHIVGDDFIQDVRQFFTEDHLHPQQNETHIRLIPKILSRRLKLLLPTLISKSQSAFVAGRPIGDNVFITHETLHFLRTSEAKKYCSMAVKIDMSKAYDRLEWGFIESVLSHLGFAERWITWVMKCIDSVPYSFLINGSPQGLVKPSRGIRQGDPLSPYIFILCTEVLSALCEKAQMNGFFSGIRVSRHSPSVNHLLFTDDTMFFCKSNATSVSTISAILQQYESLSAHKINILKSSITFLAKNPPEGKARVKQALAVEAEGGIGKYLVLPENFGRKKRDIFAAIVDRIRHKAFSWTSRFLSRARKQIQSILTRFWWDANPNKKKMCWVAWATLTQPKYAVGLGFRDIETFNDSLLAKIGWRLISDPDSFVARVLLGKYTWRSSSMDCSALSTASHGWRSILVGREFLRKGLRWTVGNGEAIRVWSDPWISCQTPTVPFGPPTLSDSNLRDSLSWLPEKLGVYSTRSGYGVGMKAADSSPYTQSVTSKIKDFLWRIAKKAILVSANLASRGVTSFPCKSCCGVEDDLHVFLLCPIASVGACSGGLETVCAFTFIPWANLLLFESHEPPLTGISVPLWPWILWGLWKACNKICFEDHTFISMEIITKAISDAREWQNYQDPKETSTQRSPGQTRPAPIVRDDTSIPTCYIDAAWDARSGFCGLGDLFSGSPALSRLPQLSESGNMSPLH; encoded by the exons ATGGCGGTTGTTATCTCTGACTATTTTGGTGACATCTTCAAGTCCAATGGAAACACAAACTTCTCTGCAATTGCTGGTATCCTCTCCTGTAAAGTGACAGAAGAGATGAACTCTTCATTGACAACCATACCGAGTGATTCGGAAATAAGGCAAGCGGCTATGTCGATAAATGGTGGTAAAGATCCCGGATCTGATGGTAATTCAGCAAAATTCTACCACTCCTATTGGCATATCGTGGGAGACGATTTTATACAAGACGTTAGACAATTCTTCACAGAAGATCACCTGCATCCGCAGCAGAACGAGACTCATATAAGACTCATTCCCAAG ATACTGTCTCGAAGATTGAAACTGTTGTTGCCAACGCTTATCTCGAAATCTCAATCAGCTTTCGTGGCTGGGAGACCGATAGGAGATAACGTTTTTATCACTCACGAGACTCTGCACTTTCTCAGAACCTCAGAGGCCAAGAAGTACTGTTCCATGGCAGTGAAGATCGACATGAGTAAGGCTTACGATCGGCTAGAGTGGGGCTTCATCGAGTCTGTTCTTTCACACTTGGGCTTCGCAGAGAGATGGATTACATGGGTAATGAAATGCATTGATTCTGTCCCGTACTCCTTTCTGATAAATGGATCTCCTCAGGGTCTTGTAAAGCCTTCTCGTGGAATACGACAAGGAGATCCCCTCTCCCCTTATATCTTCATCCTTTGTACGGAAGTGCTCTCTGCTCTTTGCGAGAAAGCTCAGATGAACGGTTTCTTTTCTGGAATAAGGGTCTCTCGCCACAGCCCCTCGGTGAATCATCTGTTGTTCACCGACGATACTATGTTCTTCTGCAAGTCAAACGCCACCAGTGTCTCCACCATCTCGGCTATCCTTCAACAGTACGAGTCGCTGTCTGCACATAAGATCAACATCCTCAAATCCTCTATCACCTTTTTGGCCAAAAATCCTCCAGAAGGTAAAGCCAGGGTCAAGCAAGCTCTGGCTGTTGAGGCGGAAGGTGGGATTGGGAAGTATCTCGTTCTTCCCGAGAACTTTGGACGAAAGAAAAGAGATATTTTTGCGGCTATTGTTGATCGTATTCGCCATAAAGCCTTCAGCTGGACATCTAGATTTCTGTCGAGGGCAAGGAAACAA ATTCAATCTATTCTCACTCGGTTCTGGTGGGACGCTAACCCGAACAAGAAAAAGATGTGTTGGGTAGCGTGGGCTACTCTAACACAACCTAAATATGCTGTAGGACTCGGGTTTAGGGACATCGAAACCTTCAACGATTCCCTCTTGGCAAAGATTGGTTGGCGTCTGATCTCTGACCCAGATTCATTCGTCGCTAGAGTTTTACTCGGAAAATACACTTGGAGGTCTTCCTCCATGGATTGTTCTGCTCTTTCGACAGCTTCTCATGGCTGGAGAAGTATACTCGTGGGAAGGGAATTTCTCAGGAAAGGATTGAGATGGACAGTGGGTAATGGAGAAGCCATACGGGTCTGGAGTGACCCGTGGATAAGTTGTCAAACACCTACTGTCCCCTTTGGGCCACCTACTCTCTCGGATTCAAACCTTAGG GATTCACTCTCCTGGCTCCCCGAGAAGTTAGGAGTCTACTCTACTCGCTCTGGTTATGGTGTTGGAATGAAAGCTGCTGATAGCTCTCCTTATACTCAATCTGTGA CCTCCAAGATTAAAGATTTCTTGTGGAGGATCGCCAAGAAGGCCATTCTAGTAAGTGCTAATCTAGCTAGCAGAGGTGTTACTTCCTTCCCATGCAAATCTTGCTGTGGAGTTGAAGATGATCTACACGTCTTTCTCCTCTGTCCTATCGCAAGTGTGGGAGCTTGCTCTGGTGGTCTCGAGACCGTCTGCGCTTTTACCTTCATCCCGTGGGCTAATCTCCTCTTGTTTGAGTCTCATGAACCTCCCTTAACAGGTATCTCGGTGCCTTTGTGGCCTTGGATCCTATGGGGTTTATGGAAAGCATGCAACAAAATATGCTTTGAGGACCACACCTTCATTTCTATGGAGATCATTACAAAAGCTATTTCTGATGCTCGAGAATGGCAGAACTACCAAGACCCTAAGGAAACAAGCACTCAACGTTCTCCTGGTCAAACCCGTCCTGCTCCAATTGTACGTGATGATACGTCTATTCCTACCTGTTATATTGATGCAGCTTGGGACGCCCGGTCCGGTTTTTGCGGCCTGGGAGATCTCTTCTCTGGATCGCCTGCTCTGTCTCGCCTTCCCCAACTCTCCGAATCAGGAAACATGTCTCCTCTGCATTAA